In Variovorax sp. OAS795, a single window of DNA contains:
- a CDS encoding 2-hydroxychromene-2-carboxylate isomerase: protein MRKSLDFFFDVGSPSSYLAWTQLPALCAAHGADLVYRPMLLGGVYQATGNASPATIPVKGRYTQMDYERHARRYGVPFQGNPHFPVITLFLMRAVTGIQLRRPEQLQQLLGCVFKALWIDALNLNDPQLTARILAEGGFDPADIERLSQEAETKAALKATTQEAVERGVFGAPTLFVGDQMFFGQDRMDFVREALS from the coding sequence ATGCGCAAGTCGCTTGATTTTTTCTTCGATGTCGGCAGTCCCTCTTCCTACCTCGCGTGGACGCAGCTGCCCGCCCTGTGCGCCGCGCACGGCGCCGACCTCGTGTACCGGCCGATGCTGCTGGGCGGCGTCTACCAGGCCACCGGCAACGCCTCGCCGGCCACCATCCCCGTCAAGGGACGCTATACGCAGATGGACTACGAGCGCCACGCGCGCCGCTATGGCGTTCCGTTCCAGGGCAACCCGCACTTTCCGGTGATCACGCTGTTCCTCATGCGCGCGGTCACCGGCATCCAGCTGCGCCGCCCCGAGCAGCTGCAGCAGCTGCTGGGCTGCGTGTTCAAGGCGCTGTGGATCGATGCGCTGAACCTGAACGATCCGCAGCTGACGGCCCGCATCCTGGCCGAGGGCGGATTCGATCCCGCCGACATCGAGCGCCTGTCGCAGGAAGCCGAAACCAAGGCCGCACTGAAGGCCACGACGCAGGAAGCGGTCGAACGCGGGGTGTTCGGTGCACCCACGCTCTTCGTCGGCGACCAGATGTTCTTCGGACAGGACCGCATGGACTTCGTGCGCGAAGCCCTGTCCTGA
- a CDS encoding nitronate monooxygenase family protein, producing the protein MKTRITELFGIRHPIIQGGMHYVGFAELAAAVSNAGGLGLITGLTQRTPELLAKEIARCREMTDQPFGVNLTFLPTLSSPPYPEYIAAIAEGGVRVVETAGRSPEAYMPALKKAGIRVIHKCTSVRHALKAEAIGCDAVSVDGFECGGHPGEDDMPNMILLPRAAEELKIPFVASGGMADARSLVAALALGAEGMNMGTRFVATQEAPIHQNVKDAIVAATELDTRLVMRGLRNTERVLTNSSVEQLIRIEKEKGADLKFEDIMDQVAGVYPRVMLAGEMDAGAWSCGMVVGLINDIPTVQELIDRIMDEAEQLIVQRLAGFLEPALV; encoded by the coding sequence ATGAAAACACGCATCACTGAACTCTTCGGCATCCGTCACCCGATCATCCAGGGCGGCATGCACTACGTGGGCTTCGCGGAGCTGGCCGCGGCCGTCTCCAATGCCGGCGGCCTCGGGCTCATCACGGGGCTGACGCAGCGCACACCCGAGCTGCTGGCCAAGGAAATCGCCCGCTGCCGCGAAATGACCGACCAGCCCTTCGGCGTGAACCTCACGTTCCTGCCGACCCTGTCTTCGCCGCCCTATCCCGAGTACATCGCGGCCATCGCCGAAGGGGGCGTGCGCGTCGTCGAGACGGCGGGGCGCAGTCCCGAGGCCTACATGCCCGCGCTCAAGAAGGCCGGCATCAGGGTGATCCACAAGTGCACCTCCGTGCGGCACGCGCTCAAGGCCGAGGCGATCGGTTGCGACGCCGTGAGCGTGGACGGCTTCGAATGCGGCGGGCATCCGGGCGAGGACGACATGCCGAACATGATCCTGCTGCCCCGCGCCGCCGAGGAGCTGAAGATCCCGTTCGTGGCCTCCGGCGGCATGGCCGACGCGCGCAGCCTGGTGGCGGCGCTGGCGCTGGGCGCCGAGGGCATGAACATGGGCACGCGCTTCGTCGCGACCCAGGAAGCGCCGATCCACCAGAACGTGAAGGACGCCATCGTGGCCGCCACCGAGCTGGACACGCGGCTCGTGATGCGAGGGCTGCGCAACACCGAGCGCGTGCTGACCAATTCGTCCGTGGAGCAGCTGATCAGGATCGAGAAGGAAAAGGGCGCCGACCTCAAGTTCGAAGACATCATGGACCAGGTGGCCGGCGTCTACCCGCGGGTGATGCTGGCGGGCGAGATGGATGCAGGCGCCTGGAGCTGCGGCATGGTGGTCGGCCTGATCAACGACATTCCGACGGTGCAGGAGCTGATCGACCGCATCATGGACGAAGCCGAGCAGCTGATCGTGCAGCGGCTCGCGGGGTTCCTGGAGCCTGCGCTGGTCTGA
- a CDS encoding AMP-binding protein: MENRPWHASYPAGLPREIVLDDSETLVTLLERAFAQYSARTAVTCAGESLTFAQVEHASALLARSLQAAGLERGDRVALLLHNNLAYPVALAAILRAGMVGVTMNPLYTARELQYQLADSGASALVAAEPFMGLVDEVLGQTKLRYVMTVPMKDVKQALFATGGPPDAKAADGVPRIASLRDATSALRDADFASEKVLPSDLAFLQYTGGTTGVSKGACLTHRSVLASTLQMRSWLSLVLDIDNFEIVTPLPLYHIFPLGTTLTALASGAHNRLVVNPRDVQALCAELHRAPFDMLIGVNTMFNGMVTLPEISTIDFSRCNVVIGAGASIQAAVATKWLAAGGPPITEAYGLTETSPSATFNAPGRNGTIGAPVPSTDVLIVDDEGAPVPLGTPGELLIKGPQVFAGYWNREEETRRSFTPDGWFKTGDIVTMDAQGLMYIVDRKKDMILVSGFNVYPNEIEGVAAMHPDVLECACIGVPDERSAEAPHLFVVRRAPGLQAQALEAHCRKHLAAYKVPRHITFIDALPKSAVGKILRKELRPVAGAAHAATVAG; encoded by the coding sequence ATGGAAAACCGCCCCTGGCATGCCTCCTACCCCGCGGGGCTTCCCCGCGAGATCGTCCTGGACGACAGTGAAACCCTCGTCACCCTGCTCGAACGCGCGTTCGCGCAGTACAGTGCCAGAACGGCCGTCACCTGCGCCGGAGAATCGCTGACCTTCGCGCAGGTCGAGCACGCGTCGGCGCTGCTCGCCCGATCGCTGCAGGCCGCCGGCCTCGAGCGCGGCGACAGGGTGGCCCTGCTGCTGCACAACAACCTGGCCTACCCGGTGGCGCTCGCAGCCATCCTGCGTGCGGGCATGGTGGGCGTGACGATGAATCCGCTCTACACGGCGCGCGAACTGCAGTACCAGCTGGCCGATTCGGGCGCGTCCGCGCTGGTCGCTGCCGAGCCGTTCATGGGGCTGGTCGACGAAGTGCTGGGCCAGACTAAGCTTCGGTATGTCATGACGGTCCCGATGAAGGACGTGAAGCAGGCGCTGTTCGCAACGGGCGGCCCGCCGGACGCCAAGGCGGCGGACGGCGTCCCGCGGATCGCGAGCTTGCGCGACGCCACCTCCGCGCTGCGGGACGCCGACTTTGCGAGCGAAAAGGTCCTTCCCTCGGACCTGGCCTTCCTGCAGTACACCGGCGGCACCACGGGGGTTTCGAAGGGCGCGTGCCTGACGCACCGCAGCGTGCTGGCCAGCACGCTGCAGATGCGTTCGTGGCTGTCATTGGTACTGGACATCGACAACTTCGAGATCGTGACGCCGCTGCCGCTGTATCACATCTTTCCGCTCGGCACGACATTGACCGCGCTTGCCAGCGGCGCCCACAACCGCCTGGTGGTGAACCCGCGCGACGTGCAGGCGCTTTGCGCCGAACTCCACAGGGCTCCGTTCGACATGCTGATCGGCGTCAACACGATGTTCAACGGCATGGTGACCCTGCCCGAGATCTCGACCATCGACTTCTCCCGCTGCAACGTGGTCATCGGTGCCGGCGCGTCGATCCAGGCGGCGGTCGCCACCAAGTGGCTGGCAGCGGGCGGCCCGCCCATTACCGAGGCCTACGGGCTCACCGAAACATCGCCCAGCGCCACCTTCAATGCGCCAGGGCGCAACGGGACGATCGGCGCACCCGTGCCCTCCACCGACGTGCTGATCGTCGACGACGAGGGCGCGCCGGTACCCCTCGGCACGCCGGGCGAACTGCTGATCAAGGGCCCGCAGGTCTTCGCGGGCTACTGGAACCGCGAGGAAGAAACGCGCAGGTCCTTCACGCCCGACGGCTGGTTCAAGACCGGCGACATCGTCACGATGGATGCGCAAGGCCTGATGTACATCGTCGACCGCAAGAAGGACATGATCCTGGTCTCGGGATTCAACGTCTATCCGAACGAGATCGAGGGCGTGGCGGCCATGCATCCGGACGTGCTCGAATGCGCGTGCATCGGCGTGCCTGACGAGCGATCGGCCGAAGCGCCCCACCTCTTCGTCGTGCGCCGCGCACCGGGGCTCCAGGCGCAAGCGCTCGAAGCGCATTGCCGCAAGCACCTTGCGGCCTACAAGGTGCCGCGCCACATCACGTTCATCGATGCGTTGCCCAAGTCGGCGGTGGGAAAGATCCTGCGCAAGGAGTTGCGGCCGGTGGCCGGCGCGGCGCACGCGGCCACGGTCGCCGGCTAG
- a CDS encoding SDR family oxidoreductase, with protein sequence MDKPANHRGVALVVGAGDATGSAIGARFAREGYAACLTRRSADKLEPAIERIRAAGGQAFGYGSDARKEEDVVALIDQVEKERGPIEVMVFNIGANVPSSILEETGRKYMKIWEMATFSAFLNAREVARRMVARGRGTILFTGATAGIRGSANFAAFAGAKHALRALAQSMARELGPRGIHVAHIVVDGAIDTEFIRSNFPERYALKEQDGILNPEHIAENYWYLHTQPRDAWTFELDLRPYMETW encoded by the coding sequence ATGGACAAACCAGCCAACCACCGCGGTGTGGCTCTCGTCGTCGGCGCCGGTGACGCCACAGGCAGCGCCATTGGCGCGCGCTTTGCCCGCGAGGGCTACGCCGCGTGCCTGACGCGGCGCTCGGCGGACAAGCTCGAACCGGCCATCGAGCGCATCCGTGCCGCCGGCGGCCAGGCGTTCGGCTACGGCAGCGATGCGCGCAAGGAGGAAGATGTCGTCGCCCTCATCGACCAGGTGGAGAAGGAACGCGGACCCATCGAGGTGATGGTGTTCAACATCGGCGCCAACGTGCCCAGCAGCATCCTGGAGGAGACCGGGCGCAAGTACATGAAGATCTGGGAGATGGCCACCTTCAGCGCGTTCCTGAATGCGCGCGAGGTCGCCCGCCGGATGGTTGCGAGAGGGCGCGGCACGATTCTCTTCACCGGTGCGACGGCCGGCATCCGCGGCTCGGCCAATTTCGCGGCCTTTGCGGGCGCCAAGCACGCGCTGCGCGCACTGGCCCAGAGCATGGCACGCGAACTCGGCCCGCGCGGCATCCATGTGGCGCACATCGTGGTCGACGGCGCGATCGACACGGAGTTCATCCGCAGCAACTTTCCGGAACGATATGCACTGAAGGAACAGGACGGCATCCTGAACCCCGAGCACATTGCGGAGAACTACTGGTACCTGCACACCCAGCCCCGGGATGCCTGGACCTTCGAGCTGGACCTGCGCCCCTACATGGAAACCTGGTGA